A part of Micromonospora chersina genomic DNA contains:
- the mdlC gene encoding benzoylformate decarboxylase — protein MATVRDTTYDLLRALGLTTVFGNPGSTEEPFLADFPADFRYVHALQEASAMAMADGYAQATGRPAHVNLHTAPGIGNGMGNLVTAWHNKTPLIVTAGQQTREMLLIEPRLANPRAVELTQPYVKWAHEPARAQDVPAAFMRAYASAVQPPAGPVFLSLPMDDWAQPADPPPQVRTVATRIAPDPDRLRGFAATLAAARAPALVLGAAVDRADAWPAAVALAERLAAPVWAAPAPERAVFPEGHPQFRGVLPYAIGPLAEALHGHDTVLVVGAPVFRYYPHVPGDYLPADAQLLHVTDDPDEAARAPVGESLLGDAGLAMAGLVELLPPADRPAPPARDAPAPPEATDPPSADAVFAALAAQWPADGVLVQESPSNLAALRRRLRIDRPRSYFTMASGGLGFGLPAAVGIALAERDTGRGRPVVAVVGDGSFHYSVQALWTAAQLGLPLAVVVPVNRQYAILKAFAELKHTPGVPALDLPGLDVTAVARGYGCAAEVVESPDRLGPALAAALAADRPTVLPVPISTDVPRIL, from the coding sequence ATGGCAACGGTGCGCGACACGACCTACGACCTGCTCCGCGCGCTGGGCCTGACCACCGTCTTCGGCAATCCCGGCTCCACCGAGGAACCCTTCCTCGCGGACTTCCCGGCCGACTTCCGCTACGTGCACGCCCTCCAGGAGGCGTCGGCGATGGCCATGGCGGACGGCTACGCGCAGGCCACCGGCCGTCCCGCGCACGTCAACCTGCACACCGCCCCGGGCATCGGCAACGGCATGGGCAACCTGGTCACCGCCTGGCACAACAAGACGCCACTGATCGTCACCGCCGGCCAGCAGACCCGGGAGATGCTGCTCATCGAGCCCCGGCTGGCCAACCCGCGGGCGGTCGAGCTGACCCAGCCGTACGTCAAGTGGGCGCACGAGCCGGCCCGCGCGCAGGACGTCCCGGCGGCCTTCATGCGGGCGTACGCCTCGGCGGTGCAGCCCCCGGCCGGGCCGGTCTTCCTCTCCCTGCCGATGGACGACTGGGCCCAACCCGCCGACCCGCCGCCGCAGGTGCGGACGGTGGCCACCCGGATCGCGCCGGACCCGGACCGGTTGCGCGGCTTCGCCGCCACGCTGGCCGCCGCCCGCGCCCCGGCGCTGGTGCTCGGCGCGGCGGTGGACCGGGCGGACGCCTGGCCGGCCGCCGTGGCGCTGGCCGAACGGCTGGCCGCCCCGGTCTGGGCGGCACCGGCGCCGGAGCGGGCCGTCTTCCCCGAGGGCCACCCGCAGTTCCGGGGTGTCCTGCCGTACGCGATCGGGCCGCTGGCCGAGGCGTTGCACGGCCACGACACGGTCCTGGTGGTCGGGGCGCCCGTGTTCCGCTACTACCCGCACGTGCCGGGCGACTACCTGCCCGCCGACGCCCAACTGCTGCACGTCACCGACGACCCGGACGAGGCGGCCCGCGCCCCGGTCGGGGAGAGCCTGCTCGGCGACGCCGGGCTGGCCATGGCCGGCCTGGTGGAGCTGCTGCCGCCGGCGGACCGGCCCGCGCCGCCGGCCCGGGACGCCCCGGCGCCGCCGGAGGCCACCGACCCGCCGAGTGCCGACGCCGTCTTCGCCGCGCTGGCCGCTCAGTGGCCGGCCGACGGGGTGCTGGTGCAGGAGTCACCGTCCAACCTGGCGGCGCTGCGCCGCCGGCTGCGCATCGACCGGCCCCGGTCGTACTTCACGATGGCCAGCGGCGGCCTGGGCTTCGGCCTGCCCGCGGCCGTGGGCATCGCGCTGGCCGAGCGGGACACCGGGCGCGGCCGGCCGGTGGTCGCGGTGGTCGGCGACGGCTCGTTCCACTACTCGGTGCAGGCGCTGTGGACCGCCGCGCAGCTCGGCCTGCCGCTCGCCGTCGTGGTCCCGGTCAACCGGCAGTACGCGATCCTCAAGGCGTTCGCCGAGCTGAAGCACACGCCCGGGGTGCCGGCGCTGGACCTGCCCGGGCTGGACGTCACGGCGGTGGCCCGCGGCTACGGCTGCGCGGCCGAGGTGGTGGAGTCGCCGGACCGGCTCGGCCCGGCGCTGGCCGCCGCGCTCGCCGCCGACCGGCCGACAGTGCTGCCGGTGCCGATCAGCACCGACGTGCCGCGAATCCTCTAG
- a CDS encoding HAD-IC family P-type ATPase, protein MEQRPEDLDAGRGVSALVEGRRVAVGRPGPLGERPEHDAAEIRRAVTDVQAAGQTAVVVTIDGRPGGVLALADHIRPRSAATVESLSALTGATPVLLTGDNPGAARHLAAEAGITDTYAGLLPADKVDRVRDLQGQGRRVLLVGDGVNDAPALAAADLGVAMGRQGSDLALQTADAVLVRDDLSTLPAVIALSRRARRVVKANLLIAGTFIVVLVTWDLIGHLPLPLGVAGHEGSTVIVGLNGLRLLRRSAWRRIT, encoded by the coding sequence CTGGAGCAGCGCCCAGAGGATCTTGATGCGGGGCGCGGCGTCTCCGCCCTCGTCGAGGGCAGGCGGGTAGCCGTCGGCCGACCCGGCCCGCTCGGCGAACGACCCGAACACGACGCCGCCGAGATCCGGCGCGCCGTCACCGACGTTCAGGCGGCCGGCCAGACCGCCGTCGTGGTGACGATCGACGGGAGGCCAGGGGGCGTGCTGGCGCTCGCCGACCACATCCGCCCGCGGTCGGCCGCCACCGTCGAATCGCTCAGCGCCCTCACCGGCGCCACACCTGTCCTGCTCACCGGCGACAACCCCGGCGCGGCCCGACATCTCGCGGCCGAAGCCGGCATCACCGACACGTACGCGGGCCTCCTGCCCGCCGACAAGGTCGATCGGGTGCGCGACCTACAGGGCCAGGGAAGGCGGGTCCTCCTCGTCGGCGACGGCGTCAACGACGCACCCGCCCTCGCCGCCGCCGACCTCGGCGTGGCGATGGGCCGCCAGGGATCTGATCTCGCCCTGCAGACCGCCGACGCCGTGCTCGTCCGCGACGACCTCAGCACCCTGCCCGCCGTGATCGCCCTGTCGCGGCGAGCCCGCCGCGTGGTGAAGGCCAACCTCCTGATCGCCGGGACCTTCATCGTCGTCCTGGTGACCTGGGATCTCATCGGCCACCTGCCCCTCCCCCTGGGCGTCGCCGGGCACGAAGGCTCCACGGTCATCGTCGGCCTCAACGGGCTCCGACTCCTCCGCCGATCCGCCTGGCGCAGGATCACGTAG
- a CDS encoding YnfA family protein yields MTVARSILLFVIAALAEIGGAWLVWQGWREHRGLLWVAAGVIALGLYGFVATFQPDPNFGRILAAYGGIFVAGSLAWGMVVDRFRPDRYDVVGAAICLVGVAVIMYAPRAS; encoded by the coding sequence ATGACGGTTGCCCGGTCGATCCTGCTGTTCGTCATCGCCGCGCTGGCCGAGATCGGCGGGGCGTGGCTGGTGTGGCAGGGCTGGCGGGAACACCGCGGGCTGCTCTGGGTCGCCGCGGGGGTCATCGCGCTCGGGCTCTACGGCTTCGTGGCCACCTTCCAGCCCGACCCGAACTTCGGCCGTATCCTCGCCGCCTACGGCGGCATCTTCGTCGCCGGGTCCCTCGCCTGGGGCATGGTCGTCGACAGGTTCCGGCCCGACCGCTACGACGTCGTCGGCGCCGCCATCTGCCTGGTCGGCGTCGCCGTCATCATGTACGCCCCGCGCGCCAGCTGA
- the smpB gene encoding SsrA-binding protein SmpB, translating into MPREKGRKVVASNKKARHDYAILDTYEAGMSLTGTEVKSLRAGRASLVDAFAQERDGELYLHGMHIPEYTQGTWTNHEPRRTRKLLLKRLEIDRLIGKTKESGLTMVPLQVYFSDGWAKVEIGLARGKKSYDKRQDLAKRDADREIARAVGRRGKGMSE; encoded by the coding sequence ATGCCACGGGAAAAGGGTCGCAAGGTGGTCGCCTCCAACAAGAAGGCGCGGCACGACTACGCCATCCTCGACACGTACGAGGCGGGCATGTCGCTGACCGGCACCGAGGTCAAGTCGCTGCGGGCCGGGCGGGCGTCGCTTGTCGACGCGTTCGCCCAGGAACGTGACGGCGAGCTCTACCTGCACGGCATGCACATCCCCGAGTACACCCAGGGCACCTGGACCAACCACGAGCCCCGGCGTACCCGGAAGTTGCTGCTCAAGCGGCTGGAGATCGACCGGCTGATCGGCAAGACCAAGGAGAGCGGCCTCACCATGGTGCCGCTGCAGGTCTACTTCTCCGACGGCTGGGCGAAGGTGGAGATCGGCCTGGCCCGGGGTAAGAAGTCGTACGACAAGCGCCAGGACCTGGCCAAGCGGGACGCCGACCGGGAGATCGCCCGGGCGGTGGGCCGGCGCGGCAAGGGCATGAGTGAGTGA
- a CDS encoding glycerophosphodiester phosphodiesterase family protein, which translates to MSVRQLMTVLAVGAVLAVPTTAHAAPVAGPGVLPQKTHFDLQAHRGGIGLTTEETLAGFAKAMRLGVTTLELDTQVTRDEKVVVTHDRQVSAQKCRDTGPVTPGDPMYPYVGKYIKDLTLAQIKTMDCGYQQLPGFPEQEQVAGVRMAELRDVLDLVRTWRAHQITLNIETKVEAGAPEQTAPRELFVRRVFEEIRASGIEDQVTIQSFDWGALRVMHRLAPRWPLVALTNYDFLQVGKPGASPWLGGLDADDFGGDFVRAAAAIPGVTTLSPNYGFPQNGTVADPAFRFYPDPRMIADAHARGLKVVPWTCDDPATVAALMDLGVDGIITNYPDRVRQLMAERGMRLPKAYEPR; encoded by the coding sequence ATGTCCGTCCGTCAGCTCATGACGGTGCTGGCCGTCGGGGCGGTGCTGGCCGTGCCAACGACCGCCCACGCGGCCCCCGTCGCCGGCCCCGGCGTGCTGCCGCAGAAGACCCACTTCGACCTTCAGGCGCACCGGGGCGGGATCGGGCTGACCACCGAGGAGACCCTGGCCGGTTTCGCCAAGGCCATGCGTCTCGGCGTCACCACGCTGGAGCTGGACACCCAGGTCACCCGGGACGAAAAGGTGGTCGTCACGCACGACCGGCAGGTCAGCGCGCAGAAGTGCCGCGACACCGGCCCGGTGACCCCGGGCGACCCGATGTACCCGTACGTCGGGAAGTACATCAAGGACCTGACCCTGGCGCAGATCAAGACCATGGACTGCGGCTACCAGCAGCTGCCCGGCTTCCCGGAGCAGGAGCAGGTCGCCGGGGTCCGGATGGCCGAGCTGCGCGACGTGCTGGACCTGGTGAGGACCTGGCGCGCCCACCAGATCACCCTGAACATCGAGACGAAGGTGGAGGCCGGCGCGCCCGAGCAGACCGCCCCGCGCGAGCTGTTCGTCCGCCGGGTCTTCGAGGAGATCCGCGCCTCGGGCATCGAGGACCAGGTCACCATCCAGTCCTTCGACTGGGGTGCGCTGCGGGTGATGCACCGGCTCGCGCCGCGCTGGCCGCTCGTCGCGCTGACCAACTACGACTTCCTCCAGGTCGGCAAGCCCGGCGCCTCGCCCTGGCTGGGCGGCCTGGACGCGGACGACTTCGGTGGCGACTTCGTCCGGGCGGCCGCCGCGATCCCCGGCGTGACGACCCTCTCCCCCAACTACGGCTTCCCGCAGAACGGCACGGTCGCCGACCCGGCCTTCCGCTTCTACCCGGACCCGCGGATGATCGCCGACGCGCACGCCCGCGGCCTGAAGGTCGTGCCGTGGACCTGCGACGACCCGGCCACCGTGGCGGCCCTGATGGACCTGGGCGTCGACGGGATCATCACGAACTACCCGGACCGGGTCCGGCAGCTCATGGCCGAGCGGGGCATGCGCCTGCCCAAGGCGTACGAGCCGCGCTGA
- a CDS encoding YqgE/AlgH family protein, with the protein MQGEGQAIGGRAMDSMTGRLLVATPALKDPNFDRTVVLLVAHEPGGALGVVLNRATEVPVADVLGDWSDLARHPAVLFEGGPVQPDSAICLARMRHPIKPVKGFHRVSGAVGTIDLSVDPEKLRDAVGGIRVFAGYSGWGAGQLEREIEDGSWFVLDALPGDAFVDRPDDLWPMVLRRQGGMMAAVAHFPPDVALN; encoded by the coding sequence ATGCAGGGTGAGGGACAGGCGATCGGTGGCCGAGCCATGGATTCCATGACCGGGCGGCTGCTGGTCGCGACGCCTGCGCTGAAGGACCCGAACTTCGATCGCACGGTCGTGCTGCTCGTCGCCCACGAGCCCGGCGGCGCCCTCGGCGTGGTGCTCAACCGGGCCACCGAGGTCCCGGTGGCCGACGTCCTCGGCGACTGGAGCGACCTCGCCCGACACCCCGCGGTGCTCTTCGAGGGCGGCCCCGTGCAGCCCGACTCCGCGATCTGCCTTGCCCGGATGCGCCACCCGATCAAGCCGGTGAAGGGCTTCCACCGGGTCTCCGGGGCGGTCGGCACCATCGACCTCTCGGTCGACCCGGAGAAGCTGCGCGACGCCGTCGGCGGGATCCGGGTCTTCGCCGGCTACTCCGGCTGGGGCGCCGGCCAGTTGGAGCGGGAGATCGAGGACGGGTCCTGGTTCGTGCTCGACGCCCTCCCCGGCGACGCCTTCGTCGACCGCCCGGACGATCTCTGGCCGATGGTGCTGCGCCGGCAGGGTGGCATGATGGCGGCGGTCGCCCACTTCCCGCCGGATGTGGCCCTGAACTGA
- the ftsX gene encoding permease-like cell division protein FtsX produces the protein MRMKYVLSEVLVGLWRNVTMTLAMIITMAVSLFMLGGSGLLYQKVGDMKDLYYENVQVSIFLKTDVNEQQRTDLETKLKADPMIKDVTYVDKDEAYKRFQQMYADAPDLVNAVKPDQLPESFRLTLVNPEQYKKIYDEYKTSEGIDTIVDQSKLLDKVFGVLSGFQNGALVIAIVMAVAALLLVANTIQVAAYSKRREVAVMKLVGASNWFIQAPFVLEAVVAGLIGSILGLVALIALKVLAAGSSMAALEGLITPISWSEIFLTFPLMAAVGGLVSAVTAWVTLRFYLRV, from the coding sequence ATGCGGATGAAGTACGTCCTGTCCGAGGTACTGGTCGGACTGTGGCGCAACGTCACCATGACCCTCGCCATGATCATCACCATGGCGGTGTCGCTGTTCATGCTGGGCGGCAGCGGCCTTCTGTACCAGAAGGTCGGCGACATGAAGGACCTCTACTACGAGAACGTCCAGGTCTCGATCTTCCTGAAGACCGACGTCAACGAGCAGCAGCGGACCGACCTCGAGACCAAGCTCAAGGCCGATCCGATGATCAAGGACGTCACGTACGTCGACAAGGACGAGGCGTACAAGCGCTTCCAGCAGATGTACGCCGACGCGCCCGACCTGGTCAACGCGGTCAAGCCCGACCAGCTTCCCGAGTCGTTCCGGCTCACGCTGGTCAACCCGGAGCAGTACAAGAAGATCTACGACGAGTACAAGACCTCCGAGGGCATCGACACGATCGTCGACCAGAGCAAGCTGCTCGACAAGGTCTTCGGCGTGCTCAGCGGCTTCCAGAACGGCGCACTGGTCATCGCGATCGTGATGGCCGTGGCCGCCCTGCTGCTGGTCGCCAACACCATCCAGGTGGCCGCGTACAGCAAGCGGCGTGAGGTCGCGGTCATGAAGCTGGTCGGCGCCTCCAACTGGTTCATCCAGGCGCCGTTCGTGCTGGAGGCGGTGGTCGCCGGTCTGATCGGCTCGATCCTCGGCCTCGTCGCGCTCATCGCCCTGAAGGTGCTCGCGGCAGGGAGTTCGATGGCGGCCCTGGAGGGCCTGATCACCCCGATCTCCTGGTCCGAGATCTTCCTGACCTTCCCGCTGATGGCCGCCGTCGGTGGTCTGGTCAGCGCGGTGACCGCCTGGGTCACGCTCCGCTTCTACCTGCGGGTCTAG
- a CDS encoding S-methyl-5'-thioadenosine phosphorylase, whose product MAATAELAVIGGSGLYALLDGATEHVLETPYGAPSDPVTIAEVGGRRVAFLPRHGRDHRYPPHLIPYRANLWALRSLGVRQVLAPCAVGGLRPELGPGTFVVPDQLIDRTSGRTQTYYDQGAVHVSFADPYCPAGRRTLLDAAAGRGVPAVDGGTVVVVEGPRFSTRAESRWFASIGGTVVNMTGHPEAVLARELALCYTSIALVTDLDAGVEAGGSVTQEEVFRVFGENTDRLRGVLLDAVAALPAERDCPCGRALDGIKLPFPLP is encoded by the coding sequence ATGGCGGCTACGGCCGAACTGGCGGTGATCGGCGGGTCGGGCCTCTACGCCCTACTCGACGGCGCCACCGAGCACGTGCTGGAGACGCCGTACGGCGCGCCGTCGGATCCGGTCACGATCGCCGAGGTGGGCGGCCGGCGGGTGGCGTTCCTGCCCCGGCACGGGCGCGACCACCGCTACCCGCCGCACCTGATCCCCTACCGGGCCAACCTCTGGGCGCTGCGCTCCCTGGGCGTACGCCAGGTGCTGGCGCCCTGCGCGGTCGGCGGGCTGCGGCCGGAGCTGGGCCCGGGCACGTTCGTGGTGCCGGATCAGCTCATCGACCGCACCAGCGGGCGGACGCAGACGTACTACGACCAGGGCGCGGTGCACGTGTCGTTCGCCGACCCGTACTGCCCGGCCGGGCGGCGCACGCTGCTCGACGCCGCGGCCGGGCGGGGCGTGCCGGCGGTGGACGGCGGCACGGTGGTGGTGGTCGAGGGGCCGCGGTTCTCCACCCGGGCGGAGTCGCGCTGGTTCGCCTCGATCGGCGGCACGGTGGTCAACATGACCGGGCACCCGGAGGCGGTGCTCGCCCGCGAGCTGGCCCTCTGCTACACCTCGATCGCCCTGGTCACCGACCTGGACGCCGGCGTCGAGGCGGGCGGGTCGGTGACCCAGGAGGAGGTCTTCCGGGTCTTCGGGGAGAACACCGACCGGCTGCGCGGGGTGCTGCTGGACGCGGTCGCCGCGCTGCCCGCCGAGCGGGACTGCCCCTGCGGGCGGGCGCTGGACGGGATCAAGCTCCCGTTCCCGCTGCCCTGA
- a CDS encoding PadR family transcriptional regulator — MAESGVNPTAAALLGLLHDGPMTGGQLMAAAERRLAPYWSMTRSQVYRELPVLAEKGLVRLGKPGPRLSQPYAITAAGKRTFSRWLAENPGRDTIRNPIALRIAFGNLHSASQLKNLYASANEYHTEALAAVREQVKNAKKEGDNYDASALEFAVAYHRAALSWLKSAPVG; from the coding sequence ATGGCGGAATCCGGAGTCAACCCGACGGCGGCGGCCCTGCTGGGTCTGCTGCACGACGGCCCGATGACAGGCGGCCAACTCATGGCCGCCGCCGAGCGCCGGCTGGCGCCGTACTGGTCGATGACCCGCAGCCAGGTCTACCGGGAGCTTCCCGTCCTGGCCGAGAAGGGCCTCGTGCGGCTCGGCAAGCCCGGGCCGCGGTTGAGCCAGCCGTACGCGATCACCGCGGCCGGGAAACGGACATTCTCCCGCTGGCTGGCGGAGAACCCCGGCCGGGACACCATCCGTAACCCGATAGCGCTACGGATCGCCTTCGGCAACCTGCACTCGGCGAGCCAGCTCAAGAACCTGTACGCCTCGGCGAACGAGTACCACACCGAGGCCCTGGCGGCGGTGCGCGAGCAGGTCAAGAACGCCAAGAAGGAGGGCGACAACTACGACGCCAGCGCGTTGGAGTTCGCCGTCGCCTACCACCGTGCCGCCCTGTCCTGGCTGAAGAGCGCACCGGTCGGCTGA
- a CDS encoding ArsR/SmtB family transcription factor: MFGSFAERAGSADGYPPALDEGGDAAPRIKILWALLQGESSVACLAELVGASPTAVSQHLAKLRLAGLVKGRREGTFVHYSAADSHVRALLAEALFHADHADNPDPHDDQPHMHEPRPAASPVERLVQRPALYRVISGSMPS, from the coding sequence GTGTTCGGGTCGTTCGCCGAGCGGGCCGGGTCGGCCGACGGCTACCCGCCTGCCCTCGACGAGGGCGGAGACGCCGCGCCCCGCATCAAGATCCTCTGGGCGCTGCTCCAGGGCGAGTCGTCGGTGGCCTGCCTCGCGGAACTGGTCGGAGCCAGCCCCACCGCCGTCAGTCAGCACCTCGCCAAACTGCGGCTCGCCGGCCTGGTCAAGGGGCGCCGGGAAGGCACCTTCGTGCACTACTCCGCGGCGGACAGCCACGTACGGGCCCTGCTCGCCGAAGCCCTCTTCCACGCCGACCACGCGGACAACCCGGACCCACACGACGACCAGCCGCACATGCACGAGCCGAGGCCGGCAGCCAGCCCCGTTGAGAGGCTTGTGCAGCGTCCGGCCCTCTACCGGGTGATCAGTGGCAGCATGCCCTCATGA
- a CDS encoding VOC family protein has protein sequence MTVDLFAGLPVRDHRAAAAWYERLLGAPPSFLPNDTEAVWELAEHRYLFIEVRPEHAGHAMHTVFVDDLDARLAQIAERGLTPAERETYDNGVRKAIFRDPDGNEIGFGGGPA, from the coding sequence ATGACCGTAGATCTGTTCGCGGGCCTGCCTGTCCGTGACCACCGCGCGGCGGCGGCCTGGTACGAGCGGCTCCTCGGCGCCCCGCCCTCGTTCCTGCCGAACGACACCGAGGCGGTGTGGGAGCTCGCCGAGCACCGGTACCTGTTCATCGAGGTGCGACCCGAGCACGCCGGGCACGCCATGCACACCGTCTTCGTCGACGACCTCGACGCCCGCCTCGCGCAGATCGCCGAGCGCGGCCTGACGCCGGCCGAGCGGGAAACGTACGACAACGGCGTCCGCAAGGCCATCTTCCGCGACCCGGACGGCAACGAGATCGGCTTCGGCGGCGGCCCGGCCTGA
- the ftsE gene encoding cell division ATP-binding protein FtsE, with protein sequence MIQLEQVTKTYPKASRPSLDNVSVSIEKGEFVFFIGPSGSGKSTIIKLLLHEVTPNKGRVVVNGKDVTSMRSWKRPHFRRSIGCVFQDFRLLPNRTAYENVAFALEVIGKTKAVARRVVPEVLELVGLGGKEHRYPHELSGGEQQRVAVARAFVNRPLILLADEPTGNLDPDTSIEIMRLLDRINRTGTTVVMVTHDSNIVNQMRRRVIEIESGRIVRDQARGVYG encoded by the coding sequence GTGATTCAGCTTGAGCAAGTGACGAAGACGTACCCGAAGGCGTCCCGGCCTTCGCTCGACAACGTGTCCGTCTCGATCGAGAAGGGCGAGTTCGTCTTCTTCATCGGTCCATCCGGCTCCGGCAAGTCCACGATCATCAAGCTGCTGCTGCACGAGGTCACCCCCAACAAGGGGCGGGTCGTCGTCAACGGCAAGGACGTCACGTCGATGCGTTCCTGGAAGCGACCCCACTTCCGGCGTTCCATCGGCTGCGTCTTCCAGGACTTCCGCCTCCTGCCGAACCGCACCGCCTACGAGAACGTGGCGTTCGCGCTGGAGGTGATCGGCAAGACCAAGGCGGTCGCCCGCCGGGTCGTGCCGGAAGTGCTGGAGCTGGTCGGGCTCGGTGGGAAGGAGCACCGCTACCCCCACGAGCTGTCCGGTGGTGAGCAGCAGCGGGTCGCGGTGGCCCGGGCGTTCGTGAACCGGCCGCTGATCCTCCTGGCGGACGAGCCCACCGGAAACCTGGACCCGGACACCTCGATCGAGATCATGCGCCTGCTGGACCGGATCAACCGCACCGGCACGACCGTCGTGATGGTCACGCACGACTCCAACATCGTGAACCAGATGCGCCGCCGCGTCATCGAGATCGAGAGCGGCCGCATCGTGCGCGACCAGGCCCGCGGTGTCTACGGCTGA
- the prfB gene encoding peptide chain release factor 2, translated as MTAADYAEQLKELDATLRNIEAVLDLDKLREQKARLEQEASAPDLWDDQAKAQQVTSQLSYVNGEISKLGSLRSRLDDAGVLLELAQAESDPGTLTEVESEITGLTKAIQEMEVRTLLSGEYDSREALVAIRAGAGGVDAADFAEMLLRMYLRWAERHGYPTEVYETSYAEEAGLKSATFTVKVPYAFGTLSVESGTHRLVRISPFDNQGRRQTSFAGVEVLPVVEQTDHIEIPENEMRIDVYRSSGPGGQSVNTTDSAVRITHIPTGIVVTCQNEKSQLQNKASALRVLQARLLERKRQEEQAKLQGLKTDAAGSWGDQMRSYVLHPYQMVKDLRTEQETGNPSAVFDGELDSFIEAGIRWRKQQQLTADGA; from the coding sequence GTGACCGCTGCCGATTACGCCGAACAGCTCAAGGAACTCGACGCCACCCTGCGCAACATCGAGGCGGTGCTCGACCTCGACAAGCTGCGCGAGCAGAAGGCCCGCCTGGAGCAGGAGGCCTCCGCGCCGGACCTGTGGGACGACCAGGCCAAGGCGCAGCAGGTGACCTCGCAGCTGTCGTACGTCAACGGCGAGATCTCCAAGCTCGGCTCCCTCCGCTCCCGCCTCGACGACGCCGGGGTGCTGCTGGAGCTGGCCCAGGCCGAGTCCGACCCCGGCACCCTGACCGAGGTCGAGTCGGAGATCACCGGGCTGACCAAGGCCATCCAGGAGATGGAGGTCCGCACCCTGCTCTCCGGCGAGTACGACTCCCGGGAGGCGCTTGTCGCCATCCGGGCCGGCGCCGGCGGCGTGGACGCGGCGGACTTCGCCGAGATGCTGCTCCGGATGTACCTGCGCTGGGCCGAGCGGCACGGCTACCCGACCGAGGTCTACGAGACCTCGTACGCCGAGGAGGCGGGCCTCAAGTCGGCCACCTTCACGGTCAAGGTGCCCTACGCGTTCGGCACGCTCAGCGTGGAGTCCGGCACCCACCGGCTGGTCCGGATCAGCCCGTTCGACAACCAGGGCCGCCGGCAGACCAGCTTCGCCGGCGTCGAGGTGCTGCCGGTGGTGGAGCAGACCGACCACATCGAGATTCCCGAGAACGAGATGCGGATCGACGTCTACCGCTCGTCGGGCCCGGGCGGGCAGAGCGTCAACACCACCGACTCGGCGGTCCGGATCACCCACATCCCGACCGGCATCGTGGTCACCTGCCAGAACGAGAAGTCCCAGCTGCAGAACAAGGCATCCGCGCTGCGGGTGCTTCAGGCCCGGCTGCTGGAGCGCAAGCGGCAGGAGGAGCAGGCCAAGCTCCAGGGCCTGAAGACCGACGCCGCCGGCTCCTGGGGCGACCAGATGCGCTCGTACGTTCTGCACCCTTATCAGATGGTGAAGGATCTGCGGACCGAGCAGGAGACGGGCAATCCGTCCGCGGTCTTCGACGGCGAGCTGGACAGCTTCATCGAGGCGGGTATCCGCTGGCGGAAGCAGCAGCAGCTCACCGCTGACGGTGCGTGA
- a CDS encoding MerR family transcriptional regulator, whose product MNGSGLRSGQLADAAGVNLQTLRYYERRGLLTAPPRSPGGHRLYPADTVTLLRVIKTAQRLGFTLDEVADLLDAGRHRHRGRSDTGLQVRAREKLVEVEQRLADLTVIRDTLRAAISAGCDDLVACADSSCCPLPFAELAERNDRADTR is encoded by the coding sequence ATGAACGGATCGGGACTCCGCAGCGGCCAGCTCGCCGACGCGGCCGGGGTTAACCTCCAGACGCTCCGCTACTACGAGCGCCGGGGCCTGCTCACCGCCCCGCCGCGCTCCCCCGGCGGCCACCGGCTCTACCCGGCCGACACCGTCACCCTCCTGCGGGTCATCAAGACAGCACAGCGCCTCGGCTTCACCCTCGACGAGGTCGCCGACCTGCTCGACGCCGGCCGGCACCGGCACCGCGGCCGGTCCGACACCGGTCTCCAGGTACGGGCCAGGGAGAAGCTCGTCGAGGTGGAGCAGAGGCTGGCTGACCTCACCGTCATCCGCGACACGCTGCGCGCCGCCATCTCGGCCGGCTGCGACGACCTGGTCGCCTGCGCCGACAGTTCCTGCTGCCCCCTGCCGTTCGCCGAACTCGCCGAGAGGAACGACCGTGCCGACACCCGCTGA